A genomic window from Camelus ferus isolate YT-003-E chromosome X, BCGSAC_Cfer_1.0, whole genome shotgun sequence includes:
- the IQSEC2 gene encoding IQ motif and SEC7 domain-containing protein 2 isoform X3, which yields MEPPGRSSRSTASHTLHQYCCPTQVLDSMKLTPSGRLAESSVEGDAPGSDLSTAVDSPGSQPPYRLSQLPPTSSHMGGPPAGVGLPWAQRARLQPASVALRKQEEEEIKRSKALSDSYELSTDLQDKKVEMLERKYGGSFLSRRAARTIQTAFRQYRMNKNFERLRSSASESRMSRRIILSNMRMQFSFEEYEKAQNPAYFEGKPASLDEGAMAGARSHRLERGLPYGGSCGGGIDGGGSSVTTSGEFSNDITELEDSFSKQVKSLAESIDEALNCHPSGPMSEEPGAAQLEKRESKEQQEDSSATSFSDLPLYLDDPVPPPSPERLPSTEPPPQGRPEFWAPAPLPPVPPPVPPGTREDGSREEGTRRGPGCLECRDFRLRAAHLPLLTIEPPSDSSVDLSDRSDRGSVHRQLVYEADGCSPHGTLKHKGPPGRAPIPHRHYPAPEGPAPAPPGPLPPAPNSGTGPSGVAGGRRLGKCEAAGENSDGGDNESLESSSNSNETINCSSGSSSRDSLREPPATGLCKQTYQRETRHSWDSPAFNNDVVQRRHYRIGLNLFNKKPEKGIQYLIERGFLSDTPVGVAHFILERKGLSRQMIGEFLGNRQKQFNRDVLDCVVDEMDFSSMDLDDALRKFQSHIRVQGEAQKVERLIEAFSQRYCVCNPALVRQFRNPDTIFILAFAIILLNTDMYSPSVKAERKMKLDDFIKNLRGVDNGEDIPRDLLVGIYQRIQGRELRTNDDHVSQVQAVERMIVGKKPVLSLPHRRLVCCCQLYEVPDPNRPQRLGLHQREVFLFNDLLVVTKIFQKKKILVTYSFRQSFPLVEMHMQLFQNSYYQFGIKLLSAVPGGERKVLIIFNAPSLQDRLRFTSDLRESIAEVQEMEKYRVESELEKQKGMMRPNASQPGGAKDSVNGTLARSSLEDTYGAGDGLKRGALSSSLRDLSDAGKRGRRNSVGSLDSTIEGSVISSPRPHQRMPPPPPPPPPEEYKSQRPVSNSSSFLGSLFGSKRGKGPFQMPPPPTGQASASSSSASSTHHHHHHHHHGHSHGGLGVLPDGQSKLQALHAQYCQGPGPAPPPYLPPQQPPLPPPPQQPPPLPQLGSIPPPPASAPPVGPHRHFHAHGPVPGPQHYTLGRPGRAPRRGAGGHPQFAPHGRHPLHQPTSPLPLYSPAPQHPPAHKQGPKHFIFSHHPQMMPAAGAAGGPGSRPPGSSYSHPHHPQSPLSPHSPIPPHPSYPPLPPPSPHTPHSPLPPTSPHGPLHASGPPGTANPPTANPKAKPSRISTVV from the exons TGTGGAGGGTGATGCCCCAGGCAGTGACCTGAGCACAGCGGTTGATAGTCCTGGGAGCCAACCCCCCTACCGGCTGAGCCAGCTGCCCCCCACCAGCAGCCACATGGGGGGCCCCCCTGCTGGGGTGGGCCTTCCCTGGGCTCAGCGGGCTCGCCTCCAGCCAGCCAGTGTGGCCctgaggaagcaggaggaggaggagataaaACGCTCCAAGGCCCTATCGGACAGCTATGAACTCTCCACGGACCTGCAGGACAAGAAG GTggaaatgctggagaggaaaTATGGGGGCTCCTTCTTGAGCCGCAGGGCTGCCAGGACCATCCAGACAGCCTTCCGCCAGTACCGCATGAACAAGAACTTTGAGCGGCTCCGCAGCTCCGCTTCAGAGAGTCGCATGTCCCGCCGTATCATCCTTTCCAACATGCGGATGCAGTTCTCGTTTGAGGAATACGAAAAGGCACAGAACCCCGCGTACTTCGAGGGCAAGCCTGCCTCGCTGGACGAGGGTGCCATGGCTGGTGCCCGGAGCCACCGGCTTGAACGGGGGCTCCCGTATGGAGGCTCCTGTGGAGGGGGCATCGATGGCGGGGGAAGCTCCGTCACCACATCTGGAGAGTTTTCTAATGACATCACAGAGCTCGAGGACTCCTTCTCCAAACAG GTAAAGTCTCTGGCTGAATCCATTGACGAGGCCCTGAACTGCCACCCATCAGGGCCCATGTCTGAGGAGCCAGGGGCAGCCCAACTGGAGAAGCGAGAGTCAAAGGAACAGCAAGAGGACAGCTCAGCCACATCCTTCAGTGACCTTCCCCTCTACTTGGATGACCCAGTTCCCCCACCATCCCCTGAGCGACTACCCAGcacagagcccccaccccagggccggCCTGAGTTCTGGGCGCCGGCCCCTCTCCCACCAGTTCCTCCACCAGTGCCACCAGGGACCCGGGAAGATGGTAGCCGTGAGGAAGGCACTCGCCGGGGTCCCGGGTGCTTGGAATGCCGGGATTTCCGGCTGCGGGCTGCCCACCTTCCCCTGCTTACCATTGAGCCTCCTAGTGACAGCTCCGTGGACCTGAGTGACCGCTCAGATCGCGGCTCTGTCCACCGTCAGCTGGTGTATGAGGCCGATGGCTGCAGCCCCCATGGGACCCTGAAGCACAAGGGGCCACCAGGCAGGGCCCCGATCCCACACCGCCACTACCCAGCCCCAgagggcccagccccagccccgccagGGCCCCTGCCACCAGCCCCCAACAGTGGCACTGGGCCCAGTGGTGTGGCTGGGGGTCGGAGGTTGGGGAAATGCGAGGCGGCAGGCGAGAACTCTGATGGTGGAGACAACGAGAGCCTTGAGAGCTCCAGCAATTCCAACGAGACCATCAACTGCAGCTCTGGCTCCTCTTCGCGGGACAGCCTGAGGGAACCTCCAGCCACCGGCCTGTGCAAGCAGACATACCAGCGGGAGACCAGGCACAGCTGGGACTCACCAGCCTTCAACAACGACGTGGTGCAGAGGCGGCACTACAGAATCGGCCTCAACCTCTTCAATAA GAAGCCAGAGAAGGGTATCCAGTATCTGATTGAGCGGGGCTTCCTGTCAGACACGCCGGTGGGAGTGGCTCACTTCATCCTGGAACGGAAAGGCCTCAGTCGGCAGATGATAGGGGAATTCCTCGGGAACCGGCAGAAGCAGTTCAACAGAGACGTGTTGGA CTGTGTGGTAGATGAGATGGACTTCTCCTCCATGGATTTGGATGACGCACTCCGGAAATTCCAATCCCATATCCGAGTTCAGGGTGAGGCCCAAAAAGTGGAACGACTCATCGAAGCCTTCAG cCAGCGGTACTGTGTGTGTAACCCAGCCCTCGTGCGCCAGTTCCGGAACCCAGACACCATCTTCATCCTTGCTTTTGCCATCATCCTCCTCAATACCGACATGTACAGTCCCAGCGTCAAGGCTGAACGCAAGATGAAACTAGATGACTTCATCAAGAACCTGAGAG GGGTTGACAATGGTGAAGACATCCCCCGAGACCTCCTGGTGGGCATTTACCAGCGCATCCAAGGGCGTGAACTGCGGACCAACGATGACCATGTGTCCCAGGTGCAGGCCGTGGAGCGCATGATTGTGGGCAAGAAACCA gtcctgtctcttcctcaccgTCGACTGGTTTGCTGCTGCCAGCTCTATGAGGTGCCAGATCCAAACCGCCCTCAGAGGCTAGGGTTACATCAGCGGGAGGTCTTCCTCTTCAATGATCTCCTTGTG GTCACCAAAATTTTCCAGAAGAAGAAGATCTTGGTGACGTACAGCTTCCGTCAGTCCTTTCCCCTCGTGGAAATGCACATGCAGCTCTTCCAGAATTCAT atTACCAATTTGGGATCAAGTTGCTATCTGCAGTCCCTGGTGGGGAGCGCAAAGTCCTCATCATCTTCAAcgcccccagcctccaggaccggCTGCGCTTCACATCCGACCTGCGCGAGTCCATCGCTGAGGTGCAGGAGATGGAGAAATACCGCGTGGAGT CGGAGCTGGAGAAGCAGAAGGGTATGATGCGGCCGAATGCCTCGCAGCCTGGAGGGGCCAAGGACTCAGTGAACGGCACGCTGGCCCGAAGCAGCCTGGAGGACACGTATGGGGCAGGCGATGGGCTCAAACGGGGCGCCCTCAGCAGTTCCCTGAGAGACCTCTCAGATGCAG GGAAGCGGGGGCGGCGTAACAGCGTGGGATCGCTGGACAGCACCATCGAA GGGTCTGTTATTAGCAGTCCACGCCCTCATCAGAGGATGCcacctccgcccccacccccgccgccagAGGAGTACAAGAGCCAGAGGCCCGTCTCCAACTCCTCATCCTTCCTGGGCTCCCTATTTGGAAGCAAGCGGGGCAAGGGGCCCTTCCAGATGCCACCACCGCCAACAGGccaggcctctgcctcctcttcttctgcttcttccacccaccaccaccaccaccaccaccaccatggtcACAGCCACGGTGGCCTGGGGGTGCTACCTGATGGGCAGTCCAAGCTCCAGGCCCTGCATGCCCAGTATTGCCAAGGACCAGGCCCTGCCCCACCACCCTACCTCCCGCCCCAGcaaccccctctccccccaccacctcagcagcccccgcccctgccacAGCTGGGCTccatccccccacctcctgcctcggCTCCTCCTGTGGGGCCACATCGCCACTTCCATGCCCACGGCCCAGTCCCGGGCCCCCAGCACTATACCTTGGGCCGGCCAGGCAGAGCTCCCAGACGGGGGGCTGGAGGACACCCCCAGTTTGCTCCCCATGGCCGCCACCCTCTGCACCAGCCCACTTCCCCATTGCCCCTGTACAGTCCTGCCCCCCAGCACCCTCCAGCCCACAAACAGGGCCCCAAGCACTTCATCTTCAGCCACCACCCACAGATGATGCCAGCAGCGGGGGCCGCTGGGGGCCCTGGATCCCGGCCACCAGGGAGCTcctactcccacccccaccacccccagtcACCATTGTCACCGCACTcacccatcccaccccacccctcctacccacccctacccccaccctcaccccacacccCGCACTCGCCCCTGCCGCCCACTTCCCCCCACGGCCCACTGCACGCCTCTGGGCCCCCTGGCACGGCCAATCCCCCCACTGCAAACCCCAAGGCCAAGCCAAGCCGGATCAGCACCGTGGTCTGA
- the IQSEC2 gene encoding IQ motif and SEC7 domain-containing protein 2 isoform X1 has translation MEPPGRSSSVEGDAPGSDLSTAVDSPGSQPPYRLSQLPPTSSHMGGPPAGVGLPWAQRARLQPASVALRKQEEEEIKRSKALSDSYELSTDLQDKKVEMLERKYGGSFLSRRAARTIQTAFRQYRMNKNFERLRSSASESRMSRRIILSNMRMQFSFEEYEKAQNPAYFEGKPASLDEGAMAGARSHRLERGLPYGGSCGGGIDGGGSSVTTSGEFSNDITELEDSFSKQVKSLAESIDEALNCHPSGPMSEEPGAAQLEKRESKEQQEDSSATSFSDLPLYLDDPVPPPSPERLPSTEPPPQGRPEFWAPAPLPPVPPPVPPGTREDGSREEGTRRGPGCLECRDFRLRAAHLPLLTIEPPSDSSVDLSDRSDRGSVHRQLVYEADGCSPHGTLKHKGPPGRAPIPHRHYPAPEGPAPAPPGPLPPAPNSGTGPSGVAGGRRLGKCEAAGENSDGGDNESLESSSNSNETINCSSGSSSRDSLREPPATGLCKQTYQRETRHSWDSPAFNNDVVQRRHYRIGLNLFNKKPEKGIQYLIERGFLSDTPVGVAHFILERKGLSRQMIGEFLGNRQKQFNRDVLDCVVDEMDFSSMDLDDALRKFQSHIRVQGEAQKVERLIEAFSQRYCVCNPALVRQFRNPDTIFILAFAIILLNTDMYSPSVKAERKMKLDDFIKNLRGVDNGEDIPRDLLVGIYQRIQGRELRTNDDHVSQVQAVERMIVGKKPVLSLPHRRLVCCCQLYEVPDPNRPQRLGLHQREVFLFNDLLVVTKIFQKKKILVTYSFRQSFPLVEMHMQLFQNSYYQFGIKLLSAVPGGERKVLIIFNAPSLQDRLRFTSDLRESIAEVQEMEKYRVESELEKQKGMMRPNASQPGGAKDSVNGTLARSSLEDTYGAGDGLKRGALSSSLRDLSDAGKRGRRNSVGSLDSTIEGSVISSPRPHQRMPPPPPPPPPEEYKSQRPVSNSSSFLGSLFGSKRGKGPFQMPPPPTGQASASSSSASSTHHHHHHHHHGHSHGGLGVLPDGQSKLQALHAQYCQGPGPAPPPYLPPQQPPLPPPPQQPPPLPQLGSIPPPPASAPPVGPHRHFHAHGPVPGPQHYTLGRPGRAPRRGAGGHPQFAPHGRHPLHQPTSPLPLYSPAPQHPPAHKQGPKHFIFSHHPQMMPAAGAAGGPGSRPPGSSYSHPHHPQSPLSPHSPIPPHPSYPPLPPPSPHTPHSPLPPTSPHGPLHASGPPGTANPPTANPKAKPSRISTVV, from the exons TGTGGAGGGTGATGCCCCAGGCAGTGACCTGAGCACAGCGGTTGATAGTCCTGGGAGCCAACCCCCCTACCGGCTGAGCCAGCTGCCCCCCACCAGCAGCCACATGGGGGGCCCCCCTGCTGGGGTGGGCCTTCCCTGGGCTCAGCGGGCTCGCCTCCAGCCAGCCAGTGTGGCCctgaggaagcaggaggaggaggagataaaACGCTCCAAGGCCCTATCGGACAGCTATGAACTCTCCACGGACCTGCAGGACAAGAAG GTggaaatgctggagaggaaaTATGGGGGCTCCTTCTTGAGCCGCAGGGCTGCCAGGACCATCCAGACAGCCTTCCGCCAGTACCGCATGAACAAGAACTTTGAGCGGCTCCGCAGCTCCGCTTCAGAGAGTCGCATGTCCCGCCGTATCATCCTTTCCAACATGCGGATGCAGTTCTCGTTTGAGGAATACGAAAAGGCACAGAACCCCGCGTACTTCGAGGGCAAGCCTGCCTCGCTGGACGAGGGTGCCATGGCTGGTGCCCGGAGCCACCGGCTTGAACGGGGGCTCCCGTATGGAGGCTCCTGTGGAGGGGGCATCGATGGCGGGGGAAGCTCCGTCACCACATCTGGAGAGTTTTCTAATGACATCACAGAGCTCGAGGACTCCTTCTCCAAACAG GTAAAGTCTCTGGCTGAATCCATTGACGAGGCCCTGAACTGCCACCCATCAGGGCCCATGTCTGAGGAGCCAGGGGCAGCCCAACTGGAGAAGCGAGAGTCAAAGGAACAGCAAGAGGACAGCTCAGCCACATCCTTCAGTGACCTTCCCCTCTACTTGGATGACCCAGTTCCCCCACCATCCCCTGAGCGACTACCCAGcacagagcccccaccccagggccggCCTGAGTTCTGGGCGCCGGCCCCTCTCCCACCAGTTCCTCCACCAGTGCCACCAGGGACCCGGGAAGATGGTAGCCGTGAGGAAGGCACTCGCCGGGGTCCCGGGTGCTTGGAATGCCGGGATTTCCGGCTGCGGGCTGCCCACCTTCCCCTGCTTACCATTGAGCCTCCTAGTGACAGCTCCGTGGACCTGAGTGACCGCTCAGATCGCGGCTCTGTCCACCGTCAGCTGGTGTATGAGGCCGATGGCTGCAGCCCCCATGGGACCCTGAAGCACAAGGGGCCACCAGGCAGGGCCCCGATCCCACACCGCCACTACCCAGCCCCAgagggcccagccccagccccgccagGGCCCCTGCCACCAGCCCCCAACAGTGGCACTGGGCCCAGTGGTGTGGCTGGGGGTCGGAGGTTGGGGAAATGCGAGGCGGCAGGCGAGAACTCTGATGGTGGAGACAACGAGAGCCTTGAGAGCTCCAGCAATTCCAACGAGACCATCAACTGCAGCTCTGGCTCCTCTTCGCGGGACAGCCTGAGGGAACCTCCAGCCACCGGCCTGTGCAAGCAGACATACCAGCGGGAGACCAGGCACAGCTGGGACTCACCAGCCTTCAACAACGACGTGGTGCAGAGGCGGCACTACAGAATCGGCCTCAACCTCTTCAATAA GAAGCCAGAGAAGGGTATCCAGTATCTGATTGAGCGGGGCTTCCTGTCAGACACGCCGGTGGGAGTGGCTCACTTCATCCTGGAACGGAAAGGCCTCAGTCGGCAGATGATAGGGGAATTCCTCGGGAACCGGCAGAAGCAGTTCAACAGAGACGTGTTGGA CTGTGTGGTAGATGAGATGGACTTCTCCTCCATGGATTTGGATGACGCACTCCGGAAATTCCAATCCCATATCCGAGTTCAGGGTGAGGCCCAAAAAGTGGAACGACTCATCGAAGCCTTCAG cCAGCGGTACTGTGTGTGTAACCCAGCCCTCGTGCGCCAGTTCCGGAACCCAGACACCATCTTCATCCTTGCTTTTGCCATCATCCTCCTCAATACCGACATGTACAGTCCCAGCGTCAAGGCTGAACGCAAGATGAAACTAGATGACTTCATCAAGAACCTGAGAG GGGTTGACAATGGTGAAGACATCCCCCGAGACCTCCTGGTGGGCATTTACCAGCGCATCCAAGGGCGTGAACTGCGGACCAACGATGACCATGTGTCCCAGGTGCAGGCCGTGGAGCGCATGATTGTGGGCAAGAAACCA gtcctgtctcttcctcaccgTCGACTGGTTTGCTGCTGCCAGCTCTATGAGGTGCCAGATCCAAACCGCCCTCAGAGGCTAGGGTTACATCAGCGGGAGGTCTTCCTCTTCAATGATCTCCTTGTG GTCACCAAAATTTTCCAGAAGAAGAAGATCTTGGTGACGTACAGCTTCCGTCAGTCCTTTCCCCTCGTGGAAATGCACATGCAGCTCTTCCAGAATTCAT atTACCAATTTGGGATCAAGTTGCTATCTGCAGTCCCTGGTGGGGAGCGCAAAGTCCTCATCATCTTCAAcgcccccagcctccaggaccggCTGCGCTTCACATCCGACCTGCGCGAGTCCATCGCTGAGGTGCAGGAGATGGAGAAATACCGCGTGGAGT CGGAGCTGGAGAAGCAGAAGGGTATGATGCGGCCGAATGCCTCGCAGCCTGGAGGGGCCAAGGACTCAGTGAACGGCACGCTGGCCCGAAGCAGCCTGGAGGACACGTATGGGGCAGGCGATGGGCTCAAACGGGGCGCCCTCAGCAGTTCCCTGAGAGACCTCTCAGATGCAG GGAAGCGGGGGCGGCGTAACAGCGTGGGATCGCTGGACAGCACCATCGAA GGGTCTGTTATTAGCAGTCCACGCCCTCATCAGAGGATGCcacctccgcccccacccccgccgccagAGGAGTACAAGAGCCAGAGGCCCGTCTCCAACTCCTCATCCTTCCTGGGCTCCCTATTTGGAAGCAAGCGGGGCAAGGGGCCCTTCCAGATGCCACCACCGCCAACAGGccaggcctctgcctcctcttcttctgcttcttccacccaccaccaccaccaccaccaccaccatggtcACAGCCACGGTGGCCTGGGGGTGCTACCTGATGGGCAGTCCAAGCTCCAGGCCCTGCATGCCCAGTATTGCCAAGGACCAGGCCCTGCCCCACCACCCTACCTCCCGCCCCAGcaaccccctctccccccaccacctcagcagcccccgcccctgccacAGCTGGGCTccatccccccacctcctgcctcggCTCCTCCTGTGGGGCCACATCGCCACTTCCATGCCCACGGCCCAGTCCCGGGCCCCCAGCACTATACCTTGGGCCGGCCAGGCAGAGCTCCCAGACGGGGGGCTGGAGGACACCCCCAGTTTGCTCCCCATGGCCGCCACCCTCTGCACCAGCCCACTTCCCCATTGCCCCTGTACAGTCCTGCCCCCCAGCACCCTCCAGCCCACAAACAGGGCCCCAAGCACTTCATCTTCAGCCACCACCCACAGATGATGCCAGCAGCGGGGGCCGCTGGGGGCCCTGGATCCCGGCCACCAGGGAGCTcctactcccacccccaccacccccagtcACCATTGTCACCGCACTcacccatcccaccccacccctcctacccacccctacccccaccctcaccccacacccCGCACTCGCCCCTGCCGCCCACTTCCCCCCACGGCCCACTGCACGCCTCTGGGCCCCCTGGCACGGCCAATCCCCCCACTGCAAACCCCAAGGCCAAGCCAAGCCGGATCAGCACCGTGGTCTGA
- the IQSEC2 gene encoding IQ motif and SEC7 domain-containing protein 2 isoform X2 — MGGPPAGVGLPWAQRARLQPASVALRKQEEEEIKRSKALSDSYELSTDLQDKKVEMLERKYGGSFLSRRAARTIQTAFRQYRMNKNFERLRSSASESRMSRRIILSNMRMQFSFEEYEKAQNPAYFEGKPASLDEGAMAGARSHRLERGLPYGGSCGGGIDGGGSSVTTSGEFSNDITELEDSFSKQVKSLAESIDEALNCHPSGPMSEEPGAAQLEKRESKEQQEDSSATSFSDLPLYLDDPVPPPSPERLPSTEPPPQGRPEFWAPAPLPPVPPPVPPGTREDGSREEGTRRGPGCLECRDFRLRAAHLPLLTIEPPSDSSVDLSDRSDRGSVHRQLVYEADGCSPHGTLKHKGPPGRAPIPHRHYPAPEGPAPAPPGPLPPAPNSGTGPSGVAGGRRLGKCEAAGENSDGGDNESLESSSNSNETINCSSGSSSRDSLREPPATGLCKQTYQRETRHSWDSPAFNNDVVQRRHYRIGLNLFNKKPEKGIQYLIERGFLSDTPVGVAHFILERKGLSRQMIGEFLGNRQKQFNRDVLDCVVDEMDFSSMDLDDALRKFQSHIRVQGEAQKVERLIEAFSQRYCVCNPALVRQFRNPDTIFILAFAIILLNTDMYSPSVKAERKMKLDDFIKNLRGVDNGEDIPRDLLVGIYQRIQGRELRTNDDHVSQVQAVERMIVGKKPVLSLPHRRLVCCCQLYEVPDPNRPQRLGLHQREVFLFNDLLVVTKIFQKKKILVTYSFRQSFPLVEMHMQLFQNSYYQFGIKLLSAVPGGERKVLIIFNAPSLQDRLRFTSDLRESIAEVQEMEKYRVESELEKQKGMMRPNASQPGGAKDSVNGTLARSSLEDTYGAGDGLKRGALSSSLRDLSDAGKRGRRNSVGSLDSTIEGSVISSPRPHQRMPPPPPPPPPEEYKSQRPVSNSSSFLGSLFGSKRGKGPFQMPPPPTGQASASSSSASSTHHHHHHHHHGHSHGGLGVLPDGQSKLQALHAQYCQGPGPAPPPYLPPQQPPLPPPPQQPPPLPQLGSIPPPPASAPPVGPHRHFHAHGPVPGPQHYTLGRPGRAPRRGAGGHPQFAPHGRHPLHQPTSPLPLYSPAPQHPPAHKQGPKHFIFSHHPQMMPAAGAAGGPGSRPPGSSYSHPHHPQSPLSPHSPIPPHPSYPPLPPPSPHTPHSPLPPTSPHGPLHASGPPGTANPPTANPKAKPSRISTVV; from the exons ATGGGGGGCCCCCCTGCTGGGGTGGGCCTTCCCTGGGCTCAGCGGGCTCGCCTCCAGCCAGCCAGTGTGGCCctgaggaagcaggaggaggaggagataaaACGCTCCAAGGCCCTATCGGACAGCTATGAACTCTCCACGGACCTGCAGGACAAGAAG GTggaaatgctggagaggaaaTATGGGGGCTCCTTCTTGAGCCGCAGGGCTGCCAGGACCATCCAGACAGCCTTCCGCCAGTACCGCATGAACAAGAACTTTGAGCGGCTCCGCAGCTCCGCTTCAGAGAGTCGCATGTCCCGCCGTATCATCCTTTCCAACATGCGGATGCAGTTCTCGTTTGAGGAATACGAAAAGGCACAGAACCCCGCGTACTTCGAGGGCAAGCCTGCCTCGCTGGACGAGGGTGCCATGGCTGGTGCCCGGAGCCACCGGCTTGAACGGGGGCTCCCGTATGGAGGCTCCTGTGGAGGGGGCATCGATGGCGGGGGAAGCTCCGTCACCACATCTGGAGAGTTTTCTAATGACATCACAGAGCTCGAGGACTCCTTCTCCAAACAG GTAAAGTCTCTGGCTGAATCCATTGACGAGGCCCTGAACTGCCACCCATCAGGGCCCATGTCTGAGGAGCCAGGGGCAGCCCAACTGGAGAAGCGAGAGTCAAAGGAACAGCAAGAGGACAGCTCAGCCACATCCTTCAGTGACCTTCCCCTCTACTTGGATGACCCAGTTCCCCCACCATCCCCTGAGCGACTACCCAGcacagagcccccaccccagggccggCCTGAGTTCTGGGCGCCGGCCCCTCTCCCACCAGTTCCTCCACCAGTGCCACCAGGGACCCGGGAAGATGGTAGCCGTGAGGAAGGCACTCGCCGGGGTCCCGGGTGCTTGGAATGCCGGGATTTCCGGCTGCGGGCTGCCCACCTTCCCCTGCTTACCATTGAGCCTCCTAGTGACAGCTCCGTGGACCTGAGTGACCGCTCAGATCGCGGCTCTGTCCACCGTCAGCTGGTGTATGAGGCCGATGGCTGCAGCCCCCATGGGACCCTGAAGCACAAGGGGCCACCAGGCAGGGCCCCGATCCCACACCGCCACTACCCAGCCCCAgagggcccagccccagccccgccagGGCCCCTGCCACCAGCCCCCAACAGTGGCACTGGGCCCAGTGGTGTGGCTGGGGGTCGGAGGTTGGGGAAATGCGAGGCGGCAGGCGAGAACTCTGATGGTGGAGACAACGAGAGCCTTGAGAGCTCCAGCAATTCCAACGAGACCATCAACTGCAGCTCTGGCTCCTCTTCGCGGGACAGCCTGAGGGAACCTCCAGCCACCGGCCTGTGCAAGCAGACATACCAGCGGGAGACCAGGCACAGCTGGGACTCACCAGCCTTCAACAACGACGTGGTGCAGAGGCGGCACTACAGAATCGGCCTCAACCTCTTCAATAA GAAGCCAGAGAAGGGTATCCAGTATCTGATTGAGCGGGGCTTCCTGTCAGACACGCCGGTGGGAGTGGCTCACTTCATCCTGGAACGGAAAGGCCTCAGTCGGCAGATGATAGGGGAATTCCTCGGGAACCGGCAGAAGCAGTTCAACAGAGACGTGTTGGA CTGTGTGGTAGATGAGATGGACTTCTCCTCCATGGATTTGGATGACGCACTCCGGAAATTCCAATCCCATATCCGAGTTCAGGGTGAGGCCCAAAAAGTGGAACGACTCATCGAAGCCTTCAG cCAGCGGTACTGTGTGTGTAACCCAGCCCTCGTGCGCCAGTTCCGGAACCCAGACACCATCTTCATCCTTGCTTTTGCCATCATCCTCCTCAATACCGACATGTACAGTCCCAGCGTCAAGGCTGAACGCAAGATGAAACTAGATGACTTCATCAAGAACCTGAGAG GGGTTGACAATGGTGAAGACATCCCCCGAGACCTCCTGGTGGGCATTTACCAGCGCATCCAAGGGCGTGAACTGCGGACCAACGATGACCATGTGTCCCAGGTGCAGGCCGTGGAGCGCATGATTGTGGGCAAGAAACCA gtcctgtctcttcctcaccgTCGACTGGTTTGCTGCTGCCAGCTCTATGAGGTGCCAGATCCAAACCGCCCTCAGAGGCTAGGGTTACATCAGCGGGAGGTCTTCCTCTTCAATGATCTCCTTGTG GTCACCAAAATTTTCCAGAAGAAGAAGATCTTGGTGACGTACAGCTTCCGTCAGTCCTTTCCCCTCGTGGAAATGCACATGCAGCTCTTCCAGAATTCAT atTACCAATTTGGGATCAAGTTGCTATCTGCAGTCCCTGGTGGGGAGCGCAAAGTCCTCATCATCTTCAAcgcccccagcctccaggaccggCTGCGCTTCACATCCGACCTGCGCGAGTCCATCGCTGAGGTGCAGGAGATGGAGAAATACCGCGTGGAGT CGGAGCTGGAGAAGCAGAAGGGTATGATGCGGCCGAATGCCTCGCAGCCTGGAGGGGCCAAGGACTCAGTGAACGGCACGCTGGCCCGAAGCAGCCTGGAGGACACGTATGGGGCAGGCGATGGGCTCAAACGGGGCGCCCTCAGCAGTTCCCTGAGAGACCTCTCAGATGCAG GGAAGCGGGGGCGGCGTAACAGCGTGGGATCGCTGGACAGCACCATCGAA GGGTCTGTTATTAGCAGTCCACGCCCTCATCAGAGGATGCcacctccgcccccacccccgccgccagAGGAGTACAAGAGCCAGAGGCCCGTCTCCAACTCCTCATCCTTCCTGGGCTCCCTATTTGGAAGCAAGCGGGGCAAGGGGCCCTTCCAGATGCCACCACCGCCAACAGGccaggcctctgcctcctcttcttctgcttcttccacccaccaccaccaccaccaccaccaccatggtcACAGCCACGGTGGCCTGGGGGTGCTACCTGATGGGCAGTCCAAGCTCCAGGCCCTGCATGCCCAGTATTGCCAAGGACCAGGCCCTGCCCCACCACCCTACCTCCCGCCCCAGcaaccccctctccccccaccacctcagcagcccccgcccctgccacAGCTGGGCTccatccccccacctcctgcctcggCTCCTCCTGTGGGGCCACATCGCCACTTCCATGCCCACGGCCCAGTCCCGGGCCCCCAGCACTATACCTTGGGCCGGCCAGGCAGAGCTCCCAGACGGGGGGCTGGAGGACACCCCCAGTTTGCTCCCCATGGCCGCCACCCTCTGCACCAGCCCACTTCCCCATTGCCCCTGTACAGTCCTGCCCCCCAGCACCCTCCAGCCCACAAACAGGGCCCCAAGCACTTCATCTTCAGCCACCACCCACAGATGATGCCAGCAGCGGGGGCCGCTGGGGGCCCTGGATCCCGGCCACCAGGGAGCTcctactcccacccccaccacccccagtcACCATTGTCACCGCACTcacccatcccaccccacccctcctacccacccctacccccaccctcaccccacacccCGCACTCGCCCCTGCCGCCCACTTCCCCCCACGGCCCACTGCACGCCTCTGGGCCCCCTGGCACGGCCAATCCCCCCACTGCAAACCCCAAGGCCAAGCCAAGCCGGATCAGCACCGTGGTCTGA